The Methanobrevibacter sp. genome contains a region encoding:
- the comE gene encoding sulfopyruvate decarboxylase subunit beta: MARREAIAEIMEHIDDELVVCNIGFPSRELYDIKDRDENFYMIGSMGLASSIGFGLALAKPEKDIVVIDGDGSLLMNMGSLVTIFANNPQNLTWIVIDNGAYGSTGNQDTYSQLIDLKDIAKSVGFKNSHNFEEINLKEIINSKDSRFIVYNTEAGNSTAPIIDLEPIEIKERFMKAIK, from the coding sequence ATGGCAAGAAGAGAAGCAATCGCAGAAATAATGGAACATATTGATGATGAACTTGTTGTATGCAATATCGGGTTTCCTTCAAGAGAATTGTATGACATAAAAGACAGGGACGAGAACTTCTATATGATTGGGTCAATGGGCCTTGCATCATCAATCGGATTTGGTCTTGCACTTGCAAAACCTGAAAAGGATATTGTCGTGATTGATGGAGACGGTTCTCTTTTAATGAACATGGGTTCTCTTGTAACCATTTTTGCAAACAATCCTCAAAACCTAACATGGATTGTTATCGACAATGGCGCTTATGGTTCTACTGGAAATCAGGATACCTATTCACAGTTGATTGATTTGAAAGATATTGCAAAAAGCGTTGGGTTCAAAAACAGCCATAATTTTGAAGAAATTAATCTAAAAGAAATTATCAATAGCAAAGATTCTAGATTTATTGTATACAATACAGAAGCCGGGAATTCAACAGCACCTATCATTGATTTGGAACCTATTGAAATCAAAGAAAGATTCATGAAAGCTATAAAGTAA